The Planctellipticum variicoloris DNA window ATTGATCGGGCCGTCGAGATCAAGATTCACGGAAACGACGTTCCGCTGGCAGCCAGCCGGAACGCGGACGGCACCGCCAGGAAGGTGCGGCTGCAGTTCGAAGGGTGGCCTGCCGTCCAGTTTTCGGGTTGGCCCTCTGTGGCCGTCGGAACATTCGGCGGACGGATTGCGGTGGTCGATTCCACCGACGACGGGATGGGGAAATTCCGCGTGCTGGTGCTACCGGACCCGGATGATCCGCATGAATGGCCGACTTCGGAAGTGCTGCGGCAGGGAGTGCGGGTGAACGGCTGGGTGCTGCTCGACAAGGTGCTGCTTGGGCAGGAGCTGTGGCGGCAGCTCAACGGTTTTCCGCCGGTTGTGTCGTCGACCGAACAGGCGAAATTCAAAGAAGACAAGTTACTGCGGGGCAAGAAATGAGCCATCACGCGGGATGGATCCTGGTGCTGGCGCTGTTGAGTTGCGGCTGCGCCGTTTCACGCGTACCGCTCCGGGACGCGACTTCGCATGCCGCCCACAAGCCGGCGGCTGACGTCGACGAGCCGCTGACCGAGCGGCGAAGCCCGGCGGCGTCGCGATCGTCCCCTGAAATCGCGTCTTCGGTCATCCGCAAACCTGCCGAGGTCCGTCGACCGGCGAACAAGACTCGCGAGACGTCGATCGAGATTCCTGCCGAGGAGTCCGCCGACGGGATCGATCTGGCCTCGGCCGACGAGCCGGCGCCGGCGGATCTGCCCCCTGCTCCGGATGGAGGTCCTGCGGAGACTCTCGAAGACGATCAACCGGCGCTGGCGCTGGACCACGTGATCGACGCGATTTACAGCTCGTTTCCTCTGCTCCGCGTGGCGCTTTACGAACGGAACATCGCCCAGGGACAATACGTCACGGCCCAGGGTGAATTCGACACCAAGTTAAAAGCCGACTCGGCCAACACACCGATGGGCTTCTACCAGACGTACCGGCAGAGTCTTGGCGTGGAGCAGCCCCTGTTCGGCGGCGGCAGCGTTTTCGGAGGATACCGGATCGGGCGGGGCTATTACTCAACCTGGGACGGGGGATACCAGACGAACGATGGCGGCGAGTTCAAGGCGGGGCTGGCGGTCCCCCTCTGGCAGAATCGTACGATTGACGATCGTCGGATGCAGCTCTGGGTCACTGCGGTGGGCCAGAATGTCGTGGAGCCGCAGATCAAGATTCAGTTGCTGAATTTTGTCCGCGACGGATCGGTCGCCTATTGGGACTGGGTGGCCGCCGGCTTGCAGTATCGCATCGCCACGCAGTTGTTCGAGCTGGCGAACGATCGACAGCAGAAGATCGAAGCACAAGTCCAATCGGGCAAGGAGCCCGAGTCGGATTTGACGGACAACGGGCGTCTGATTGTCGCACGCCAGGTCAAGCTGCTGGATGCGGAGCGAAAGCTGCACGTTTCGGCGGCCAAGCTTTCGCTCTTTTTTCGCGGTCCGGACGGCACTCCGCTCGTGCCGCCCGACGATCTGCTGCCGCCCGATTTTCCGCTTCCGCTGCCGATTGAGGCGGGGCTGATCGAGCAGGATATTGCATATGCCGTGACGCGTCGGCCGGAGTTCGGCGATCTCGATCTGCAGCGGCAGCAACTGGAGTTCGAACTGAGTCAGGCACAGAATCTGATGCTGCCTCAGCTCGACGCGCAACTGATGACGGGAAAAGATGTCGGCGCCTGGTCGTCTCCCAGCGGAAACAAAACGCCCTTCCAACTGGACGGAGGGGTCACGTTCACGATGCCGGTGCAGTTCCGCAAGGCGCGGGGAAAACTGCAGTCTCTCGAAGGGAAGCTGGCGCAGAACACGGCCAAACGTCAGTTCACGCAGGATAAGATCGGAGTGGAGGTCCGCTCGGCGATTGTGGCGATCGATACGGCGTATCGGGCGATCGGGCAGGCCCGCGAGGCCGTCCGGCTGAACCAGCAGATGCAGGACTTCGAGGCGATTCGTTTCGAAGAAGGGGCCAGCGATCTGCTGCGGATTAACCTGCGCGAGCAGGCTACTTTCGACGCTCGGGTGGCGGAAGTCGAAGCGGTGCAGCGATATTTCACGGCTCAGGCCGAGTATCGGGCTGCGGTTGCGGCCGACTTGCCGGACGTCGTCGAGATGACCGATCCCTGATATTCGAGGAATCGGGTCGTCCGGGCGTTCGCCCTGCCGATTCCGGTCCCGGGTCCGGCCGGGCGCGGGTCGTCGGGACATTCTATGGCGACAGACTTGCGGGTCTGATGGTTCGGCCGGAAAATGGACTTGGAAGTCCGATTCAAAGAGTGAAACTGCACGTCAAGAAAGTCCAATCATGCTTCACGAGGTCTCCGGCGACATTCTGCTGACGAAGGCTCAGGCGATCGCCCACGGGATTGCACCGAACGAGGCGTTCGACTCCGGGTTGGCGCTGGCGTTGCGCGAGCAGCATCCGTCGATGGCCAAGGACTACCGGCATTACGCGCATCAGACGCATCCGAAGTCGGGTGAAATGTGGGTCTGGTCGGGGGCCGGCGGAGTGCGGATCATCAATCTGCTGACGCAGGAGGGGGATTTCGACAGCCACGGCAAGCCTGGTGTGGCGACTCTGCACAACGTGAATCACGCGCTCCGTCGGCTGCGGCACTTCGTGGAGCAGGAGAAAATCGCGAGCCTGGCGCTGCCGAGACTGGCGACGGGGGTCGGCAAGCTGGAGTGGAGCGAGGTCAAGCCGCTGATCGAGAAGACTCTCGGGGACCTGGGAATTCCGGTGTACGTGTATACGACCTATCACGCCGGTCAGGCGGCGAGTGAGCCGGGGGCGTAAATCATCTGTCGGCGTTGTTCCGGGGCTCGGTGACAGTACGACGATGTCCACGTCCGTCGACTCTCTGTACTCCAGACGGATCGACGGACGAGGACGTCCGTCGTACGGTTGAGTCGGAGCCCTCTCAAAGAAGTCGCTCGCAGGCGGCCTGGGAGCGGCTTTTCACGGCTGGTTGCGGGCGCAGTCGGCGCTTGCTCAATATTCACTTTGGCCGATGGATGGTCGGGGGCGGATGTGGTACAACTCGCGCCTGGACGTAACCCCGTGGGGCGGTTGCCAGAGACAGTTGTCTGAGGAAGGAAGATCATGAGTGTGGCGATCGCCGCGGTGCACGCCCGCGAGATTCTGGACAGTCGGGGGAACCCGACGGTGGAAGTGGACGTCGAGCTGGAAGACGGCACGATCGGCCGGGCCGCGGTTCCGAGCGGCGCCAGCACGGGGGCTCACGAAGCCTGCGAGCTGCGCGACGTCGGGGACAAGAAGCGGTTCCTGGGCAAGGGCGTGTTGAAGGCGGTCGAGAACGTCAACGAGCATATCGCCGACGCGATCATCGACCTCGACGTGACGAACCAGGCGCTCATCGACAAGACGATGATCGACCTCGACGGGACGCCGAACAAGTCGCGGCTGGGGGCCAATGCGATTCTGGCCTGCTCGCTGGCGTGCGCTCATGCGGCGTCGCGAATCAGCTTCCTGCCGCTGTTCCGCTACCTGGGGGGCGTCGGAGCGAACACGCTGCCCGTGCCGCTGATGAATATCATCAACGGCGGCGCGCATGCCAGCAACGGCCTGGACATGCAGGAATTCATGATCGTTCCGGTCGGGTTCGATTCCTTCAGCGCAGGCCTCCGCGCCGGGGTCGAGACCTTCCATCACCTGAAGAAAGTGCTCAGCGACAAGGGTCTGAGCACGTCGGTGGGTGACGAAGGGGGCTTTGCTCCGGACCTGGAAACCAACGAAGCCGCCCTGACGGTCATTATGACCGCCATCGAGAAGGCCGGCTATGTTCCCGGCGAGCAGATCAAGATCGCGCTCGATTGCGCGGCCACGGAGTACTTCGACGCCAAGACGGGGCTCTACGACCTCGACGGCAAGAAGGTTCCGGGGGACGGGGTGGTCGAGATTCTGAAGTCGTGGAGCGAGAAGTACCCGATCGTCTCGATCGAGGACGGCTGCTCGGAAGACGACTGGGACACGTGGAAGAAGCTGACCGACGCCATCGGCGACAAGGTCCAGCTCGTGGGCGACGACCTGTTCGTGACCAACACGAAGCGGCTGAAGGACGGGATCGACAAGGGTGTGGCGAACAGCATTCTGGTGAAAGTGAACCAGATTGGTTCGCTGACCGAAACGATCGACGCGGTGCAGATGGCCTACAAGAACGGCTACACCGCGATCATGAGTCACCGATCGGGCGAGACGGAAGACACGACGATCGCCGATCTGGCGGTGGCGCTGAACACCGGGCAGATTAAGACGGGTTCGGCGAGCCGGACGGACCGGATCTGCAAGTACAACCAGCTCCTGCGGATCGAGGAGCTGCTCGGCAGCGACGCTCGGTATGGCGGGACGCTGCGGGGCTGAGATCGTTGATGGTTGATCGTTGATGGTCGGAAAAGATTCAAAAGCAGCCTGCTCCGGGATTCTGGGGCGGGCTGTTTTCGTTGAGGGTGATTCATCAAGCGTGTCAGCGCGCCGGAAGTACGCTTACCTTGCCTGTTGTTGGCAGCGAGTTCGCGGGACTTGGCGAAGTCCGATCTGTCGAATTGGTGGGCAGGCTCGCTCTGCGAAATCGATCCTCGTGATAGAGTTTCACAACGGCGTACCATCTGTCTTGCATCGTAGTCGGACGGATTTCAATTCCACATTGAATCGGCGGCCTGGCCTCACATTGTGCAAATACTGACCACGGTTGCCGATAATCAGCAAGGCGTTTCTTCGGCCCGATCAGAGCTTCCCGTGAGTCGACAACTCCGTGCTTTTCCAGCCACTCAAAGCATTGCTGCACGACTTGCTGATAGCTTCCGGCCTTGTCAAGCGGCAATAGCGAAACGTAGTCGACCCGTCCGTCGTGCTGTTCGACGATGGTCATTTTCGATTCGACGGCTGCTTCAAATCCGTCTGGGAACCGTAGAGCGACATTTGAGCATTGCCCGATCTGGCTGGCAGCTTCCGTGGAGCGACGGAGCCGAGTCCATTTCAAACCATGACTTTCGGATTCCGGCATCCCCACACCGATAACGACGCGTTCGGCATTGAGATCCGGTTTGCTTGTCCTGCCGCAGGCGCTGACGCAGATGACAGCGATTCCGATCAGGAAAGTACGAACTGTCGTCATTGGCGCGGTGGATGGCAATGGAGTTCGTTGCTGATTGCCTCGCTTGATCAGAACCATGACGCTCTTTTCCTGCGGCCAAGCTGTCTCGCACGCAAATCATTCGGCTTGACTTATGTACGACTCGGACCCGACTTCAGTGGCTCTTCAGCCGTCCGCAAGGCATTCTGCGTTCAAATCGAAGCTGCCCAGTGGGTTCAACTCCTGTCGGCAGAAGCCAGCGACGGTCATTTGTCACTCCACAACGTTACCGCAAATGGCTGCGTTGAATTAACTGGCGCCCCGACTTTACTTAAGAACGAATTCTTGATTTTCTCGCTCCCGGACTCTGCCTGGGAACGGTCTTTCACGACGCTCTGCGTCCATCTTGAAATGCCAGTGAAACAGGAACGAGGCAAACCCTCGCGAACAGGGGCACCCAGCCAGTGCCTGGGAACCAGTGAACCAATCCCGTCCTGTCTTTCTGTAGACGATCGACGATCAACCCTCAACGACTCCCAAACCGAACTTTTCGCTCTGCGCGGGGTCTGATAGACTGAGTTCAGATTGCTGATTGCGGGGAAAATGTGCGCCGACGTGGTCGTTCTGGCGTCCCTGCGGTCCTGGAAAGCCCCGACCCATGCGTAATGAATCCGAAGTTCCGCTGACCGATACGCCCTTCAACATTCCGGTCGCGGATCGACTCAAGCGGCTGCCGCCGTACCTGTTCGGCCGTATCAACAAATTAAAGTACCAGAAACGGTCGGCCGGGATTGACGTAATCGATCTGGGGATGGGGAACCCGACCGACGCTCCGGATCCGCTGATCACCGAGAAGATGAAGGAAGCGCTGCTCGATCCCAAGAACCACCGCTATTCGGTGGCGAACGGGATTTCCAATTTGAGAAAAGAGGTGGCGGGGCGGTACTTCCGGCTGTACGGGGCGCGTCTGAATCCGGACGACGAAGTGATTGCGTGTCTGGGGTCCAAGGAAGGCTTCAGCCACATGTGCCTGGCGCTGATGGGGCCTGGCGACACGGCGATCGTCCCTGCGCCGACGTTCCCGATTCACGCGTACTCGGTGATGCTGGCGTCGGGGAACGTGATCGCGCTCGACGTGCGCGAGCCGTACAAGTTCCTGGAAAACGTGGTTTACACCTGCGAGCACCTGTATCCGAAACCGAAGCTGGTGGTGGTCAATTTTCCGCACAATCCGTCGGGGACTTGCATCGACCAGGACTTCTACGTCGAGCTGGTGCGGCTGGCGAAGAAGTACAAGTTCCTGGTGATCAGCGACTTTGCTTACGCGGACA harbors:
- a CDS encoding TolC family protein, whose product is MSHHAGWILVLALLSCGCAVSRVPLRDATSHAAHKPAADVDEPLTERRSPAASRSSPEIASSVIRKPAEVRRPANKTRETSIEIPAEESADGIDLASADEPAPADLPPAPDGGPAETLEDDQPALALDHVIDAIYSSFPLLRVALYERNIAQGQYVTAQGEFDTKLKADSANTPMGFYQTYRQSLGVEQPLFGGGSVFGGYRIGRGYYSTWDGGYQTNDGGEFKAGLAVPLWQNRTIDDRRMQLWVTAVGQNVVEPQIKIQLLNFVRDGSVAYWDWVAAGLQYRIATQLFELANDRQQKIEAQVQSGKEPESDLTDNGRLIVARQVKLLDAERKLHVSAAKLSLFFRGPDGTPLVPPDDLLPPDFPLPLPIEAGLIEQDIAYAVTRRPEFGDLDLQRQQLEFELSQAQNLMLPQLDAQLMTGKDVGAWSSPSGNKTPFQLDGGVTFTMPVQFRKARGKLQSLEGKLAQNTAKRQFTQDKIGVEVRSAIVAIDTAYRAIGQAREAVRLNQQMQDFEAIRFEEGASDLLRINLREQATFDARVAEVEAVQRYFTAQAEYRAAVAADLPDVVEMTDP
- a CDS encoding Appr-1-p processing protein; the protein is MLHEVSGDILLTKAQAIAHGIAPNEAFDSGLALALREQHPSMAKDYRHYAHQTHPKSGEMWVWSGAGGVRIINLLTQEGDFDSHGKPGVATLHNVNHALRRLRHFVEQEKIASLALPRLATGVGKLEWSEVKPLIEKTLGDLGIPVYVYTTYHAGQAASEPGA
- the eno gene encoding phosphopyruvate hydratase is translated as MSVAIAAVHAREILDSRGNPTVEVDVELEDGTIGRAAVPSGASTGAHEACELRDVGDKKRFLGKGVLKAVENVNEHIADAIIDLDVTNQALIDKTMIDLDGTPNKSRLGANAILACSLACAHAASRISFLPLFRYLGGVGANTLPVPLMNIINGGAHASNGLDMQEFMIVPVGFDSFSAGLRAGVETFHHLKKVLSDKGLSTSVGDEGGFAPDLETNEAALTVIMTAIEKAGYVPGEQIKIALDCAATEYFDAKTGLYDLDGKKVPGDGVVEILKSWSEKYPIVSIEDGCSEDDWDTWKKLTDAIGDKVQLVGDDLFVTNTKRLKDGIDKGVANSILVKVNQIGSLTETIDAVQMAYKNGYTAIMSHRSGETEDTTIADLAVALNTGQIKTGSASRTDRICKYNQLLRIEELLGSDARYGGTLRG
- a CDS encoding aminotransferase class I/II-fold pyridoxal phosphate-dependent enzyme; this encodes MRNESEVPLTDTPFNIPVADRLKRLPPYLFGRINKLKYQKRSAGIDVIDLGMGNPTDAPDPLITEKMKEALLDPKNHRYSVANGISNLRKEVAGRYFRLYGARLNPDDEVIACLGSKEGFSHMCLALMGPGDTAIVPAPTFPIHAYSVMLASGNVIALDVREPYKFLENVVYTCEHLYPKPKLVVVNFPHNPSGTCIDQDFYVELVRLAKKYKFLVISDFAYADICFDGYKAPSFLATPGSLDVGVELTTMSKGFSMAGWRIGFCSGNREMVRALATIKGYYDYGIFQATQIAAIVAMRHCESAVQAIAKEYGERRDVLVEGLNRLGWDVERPQAGMFVWAKIPEPWAEMGSIDFAMKLMEEAGVAVSPGRGFGEEGEGYLRLAIVENSQRLRQAVRAIGKCLKVEQAPAA